One region of Mycolicibacterium lutetiense genomic DNA includes:
- a CDS encoding DUF2505 domain-containing protein, whose protein sequence is MSRSRQTTLPFDAPVETIYAVYANATYWQALMDRYDDLTPGKSDLTAFNADESGIEVEFRQVLPRAEMPALLRSVIPVDMAITRKQYFGPIDPNGADRTNGHYTASVSHVPGRLDGRYVLAGVSTGSQLQVDSTCKVPMPLVGGKLEDLVLQSVNDVFTIEGAFTAEWIAEHV, encoded by the coding sequence ATGAGCCGATCCCGGCAGACGACGTTGCCGTTCGACGCACCCGTCGAAACCATTTACGCCGTATACGCGAACGCCACGTACTGGCAGGCACTGATGGACCGGTACGACGACCTCACACCCGGTAAATCCGACCTCACGGCCTTCAACGCCGACGAGAGCGGCATCGAGGTCGAGTTTCGGCAGGTTCTGCCGCGCGCGGAGATGCCCGCGCTCCTGCGGTCGGTGATCCCGGTCGACATGGCCATCACCCGCAAGCAGTATTTCGGCCCCATCGACCCGAACGGCGCGGACCGCACGAACGGCCACTACACCGCGTCGGTGTCACACGTCCCGGGCCGGCTCGACGGCCGCTATGTGCTCGCCGGGGTCTCGACAGGCAGCCAGCTGCAGGTCGACAGCACGTGCAAGGTGCCGATGCCCCTGGTCGGAGGCAAACTCGAAGACCTGGTCCTGCAGTCCGTCAACGACGTGTTCACCATCGAGGGGGCGTTCACCGCTGAGTGGATCGCCGAGCACGTCTAA
- a CDS encoding methyltransferase domain-containing protein, whose protein sequence is MSGSPSTSKPVGAVTRGTTGYNRLRRSDRWLVHSPRVRSVLRAAADPLVVDLGYGALPVTTLELAARLRMIRADTRVVGLEIHPERVATARALAGGSDVHFALGGFELAGLRPVLVRAFNVLRQYPVEAVPEAWAAMSRRLAPGGLIIDGTCDELGRRCCWVLLDADGPVSLTLACDPLRIERPSDLAERLPKVLIHHNVEGQPIHALLGAADRAWASAAGHGVFGPRVRWRAMVELLRAEGLPVAAPRRRLRDGVLTVPWAAVAPATH, encoded by the coding sequence CTGAGTGGATCGCCGAGCACGTCTAAACCCGTCGGCGCGGTCACCCGGGGCACCACCGGGTACAACCGGCTGCGCCGCAGTGACCGTTGGCTGGTGCATTCGCCGAGGGTGCGCAGCGTGCTGCGGGCCGCCGCCGATCCGCTGGTGGTCGACCTCGGGTACGGCGCGTTGCCGGTGACGACACTGGAATTGGCCGCCCGGCTGCGCATGATCCGCGCCGATACCCGAGTGGTGGGCCTGGAGATCCACCCCGAACGCGTGGCCACCGCACGCGCGTTGGCCGGCGGCAGCGACGTGCACTTCGCCCTCGGCGGGTTCGAGTTGGCCGGGCTGCGTCCGGTGCTGGTGCGGGCGTTCAACGTGTTACGTCAGTACCCGGTCGAGGCGGTGCCCGAGGCCTGGGCGGCGATGTCGCGCCGGCTCGCGCCCGGTGGGCTGATCATCGACGGAACCTGCGACGAGTTGGGCCGCAGATGCTGCTGGGTGTTGCTGGACGCGGACGGGCCGGTGAGCCTGACCCTGGCATGTGATCCGCTGCGCATCGAGCGTCCGTCGGATCTGGCCGAACGGCTGCCCAAGGTGTTGATCCACCACAACGTCGAAGGACAGCCCATCCACGCGTTGCTCGGTGCGGCCGACCGCGCCTGGGCCAGCGCAGCCGGGCACGGGGTGTTCGGACCGCGGGTGCGCTGGCGGGCCATGGTGGAGTTGTTGCGCGCCGAGGGGCTTCCCGTCGCCGCGCCGCGCCGCCGGTTGCGTGACGGGGTGCTCACAGTCCCGTGGGCAGCCGTGGCGCCGGCCACGCATTAG
- a CDS encoding carbon-nitrogen hydrolase family protein, with the protein MRIALAQIAAGTDPSSNLALVDEYTRRAAADGARLVLFPEATMCRFGVPLGPVAEDLDGPWATAVRDIAAQAGVVVVAGMFTPCQDGRVTNTLIATGPGVDAHYHKIHLYDAFGFTESRTVAPGFEPVTITVDGVTVGLSTCYDIRFPELYVELARRGARLITVHASWGSGPGKLEQWTLLARARALDTTGFIAAVGQAYPGDDIAKVGPTGVGGSLVTSPTGEVLAAADAEEQLLVYDVDLDAANQVRDTIAVLQNRSQFAQSGRAQSLG; encoded by the coding sequence ATGCGAATCGCCCTGGCGCAGATCGCGGCCGGTACGGATCCGTCGTCGAATTTGGCGCTGGTCGATGAGTACACGCGGCGGGCCGCCGCTGACGGTGCCCGGTTGGTGTTGTTCCCCGAGGCCACGATGTGCCGGTTCGGGGTGCCGCTGGGCCCCGTCGCCGAGGACCTCGACGGGCCGTGGGCGACGGCGGTGCGCGATATCGCCGCGCAGGCCGGGGTCGTCGTGGTGGCCGGGATGTTCACCCCCTGCCAGGACGGGCGGGTCACCAACACTCTGATCGCCACCGGCCCCGGAGTGGACGCGCATTACCACAAGATCCATCTCTACGACGCCTTCGGTTTTACCGAATCGCGCACTGTGGCACCGGGTTTCGAGCCGGTGACGATCACCGTCGACGGCGTCACCGTCGGCCTGAGCACCTGCTACGACATCCGGTTCCCGGAGCTGTACGTGGAGCTGGCCCGCCGCGGCGCCCGGCTGATCACCGTGCACGCCTCCTGGGGATCGGGACCCGGCAAGCTGGAGCAGTGGACCCTGCTGGCCCGGGCCCGCGCGCTGGACACCACCGGATTCATCGCCGCGGTGGGCCAGGCCTATCCGGGCGATGACATCGCCAAGGTCGGACCGACGGGTGTCGGCGGCAGTCTGGTGACCTCCCCCACCGGCGAGGTTCTCGCCGCGGCCGACGCCGAGGAGCAGTTACTGGTCTACGACGTCGACCTCGATGCCGCCAACCAGGTCCGCGACACCATCGCAGTGCTGCAGAACCGCTCACAGTTCGCTCAGTCCGGTAGGGCACAATCGCTGGGGTGA
- a CDS encoding LmeA family phospholipid-binding protein gives MTDPWARPTDQSSPAPSGDLPPQPPSPDQPEQPAPDAQRPQDTSALAKVRKLLSDPLSVVLVFVIVLALVAAGVLGGELYARNRADKIVASIVECVVGDGAKATFDPLPPFLMQHVTGHYTNINVETAGNQIREAKGMKVKLDIRDVRVKETADASGTVGSLVANIDWSTDGLRQTVGDLVQLPFIGSAISDVRTNPAKGTIELKGLLGTITAKPTVVNKGISLQIVDLSAIGLSWPRETLQPILDKFTAQLTEDYPMGIHADSVQVTDSGVQAKFSATNASMPKPTDDPCFGKL, from the coding sequence GTGACCGATCCCTGGGCTCGCCCAACCGACCAGTCCTCGCCGGCCCCTTCGGGGGACCTGCCGCCGCAGCCACCATCGCCGGACCAGCCCGAGCAGCCGGCGCCCGACGCTCAGCGGCCGCAGGACACGTCGGCACTGGCGAAGGTCAGGAAGCTGCTGTCGGATCCGTTGTCGGTGGTACTGGTCTTCGTGATCGTGCTGGCACTGGTCGCTGCCGGTGTGCTCGGCGGTGAGCTGTATGCCCGCAACCGTGCCGACAAGATCGTCGCCTCGATCGTGGAATGCGTCGTCGGGGACGGCGCGAAGGCCACATTCGATCCGCTGCCGCCGTTCCTCATGCAGCACGTGACGGGTCACTACACCAACATCAACGTCGAGACCGCGGGCAACCAGATCCGTGAGGCCAAGGGCATGAAGGTCAAGCTGGACATCCGGGACGTGCGGGTGAAGGAGACCGCCGACGCCAGCGGCACCGTGGGCTCGCTGGTCGCCAACATCGACTGGAGCACCGACGGCCTCCGCCAGACCGTCGGCGACCTGGTCCAGCTGCCGTTCATCGGCTCGGCGATCTCGGATGTGCGGACCAACCCGGCCAAGGGCACCATCGAACTCAAAGGCCTGCTCGGCACGATCACGGCCAAGCCCACAGTGGTCAACAAGGGCATCTCGCTGCAGATCGTCGACCTGAGCGCGATCGGCCTGTCCTGGCCGCGGGAGACCCTGCAGCCGATCCTGGACAAGTTCACCGCCCAGCTGACCGAGGACTATCCGATGGGGATCCACGCCGACAGCGTGCAGGTCACCGACAGCGGCGTGCAGGCGAAGTTCTCCGCGACGAACGCGTCGATGCCCAAGCCCACCGACGACCCCTGCTTCGGCAAGCTCTAG
- the deoC gene encoding deoxyribose-phosphate aldolase: MMGSYTRAQVAALVDHTLLKPEATVVDVEKLVAEGADLGVFSVCVSPTLVAAAAAVAPSGLAVAAVSGFPSGKHLAEIKARESQLAVAAGAVEIDMVIDVGAALSGDLDATAAEVAAVRAAVPGATLKVIVESAALLEFAGEALLQDVCRAAVGAGADFVKTSTGFHPSGGASTRAVELMARAVGGGIGVKASGGIRTAAVAVAMLDAGATRLGLSGTRTVLDGLAGQG; this comes from the coding sequence CTGATGGGCAGCTATACCCGGGCTCAGGTGGCCGCACTGGTCGACCACACCCTGCTCAAGCCGGAAGCCACCGTGGTCGACGTCGAGAAACTGGTGGCCGAGGGCGCCGACCTCGGGGTGTTCTCGGTATGCGTGTCGCCGACGCTGGTGGCTGCCGCGGCCGCGGTCGCCCCGTCCGGCCTGGCGGTGGCCGCAGTGTCCGGCTTTCCGTCCGGTAAACACCTGGCCGAGATCAAGGCCCGCGAATCGCAACTGGCCGTGGCCGCGGGCGCCGTCGAGATCGACATGGTGATCGACGTGGGGGCCGCGCTGAGCGGCGACCTGGACGCGACCGCCGCCGAGGTTGCCGCGGTGCGCGCGGCAGTGCCCGGCGCCACGCTCAAGGTGATCGTCGAGTCCGCCGCGTTGCTGGAGTTCGCCGGCGAGGCGTTGTTGCAGGACGTGTGCCGGGCCGCTGTCGGGGCCGGGGCCGACTTCGTCAAGACCTCCACCGGCTTCCACCCCAGCGGGGGTGCCTCCACCCGCGCCGTCGAACTGATGGCGCGCGCGGTGGGTGGCGGCATCGGGGTCAAGGCCAGCGGCGGCATCCGCACCGCCGCGGTGGCGGTGGCGATGCTCGACGCCGGGGCCACCCGGCTCGGCCTGTCGGGCACCCGCACGGTGCTCGACGGCCTCGCCGGTCAGGGCTGA
- a CDS encoding DUF2599 domain-containing protein → MRSPLAALGAACFALGATLTFVPSAAADPGLEHSYVDHVEWAKWGDLSSLRVYPSDAARALARQPGHAVEADQAWAQVLALSPDADLPGMREQFLCHWTFAELAEPGKTSWNLEPWRPEVAPEVMLASGCNPGGSEEPF, encoded by the coding sequence ATGCGTTCGCCACTGGCCGCACTCGGCGCGGCGTGCTTCGCGCTGGGCGCGACACTGACCTTCGTGCCCTCCGCAGCCGCCGACCCCGGCCTCGAGCACAGCTATGTGGACCACGTCGAATGGGCGAAATGGGGCGACCTGTCCAGCCTGCGCGTCTATCCCAGCGACGCCGCGCGGGCGCTGGCCCGTCAGCCGGGTCACGCCGTGGAGGCCGATCAGGCCTGGGCCCAGGTGCTGGCCCTGTCTCCGGATGCCGACCTTCCCGGGATGCGTGAGCAGTTCCTGTGTCACTGGACGTTCGCCGAGCTGGCCGAACCGGGTAAGACCAGCTGGAATCTGGAGCCGTGGCGGCCCGAGGTCGCTCCCGAGGTGATGCTGGCCAGCGGATGCAATCCCGGCGGCAGCGAGGAACCGTTCTGA
- a CDS encoding DUF2516 family protein — MQLANLAGLIILVLGYLVVLVAVYAFVHAAMQRPDAYTAIGKLTKPVWLAILGVSAVLTLLVGGVFIPVIAACATGVYLVDVRPKLLEIQGKSR; from the coding sequence GTGCAACTCGCCAACCTTGCGGGCCTCATTATTTTGGTGCTCGGTTATCTGGTCGTTCTCGTGGCCGTGTACGCCTTCGTGCATGCGGCCATGCAGCGGCCCGACGCCTATACCGCCATCGGCAAGCTCACCAAGCCGGTATGGCTGGCCATCCTGGGTGTGAGCGCGGTGCTGACGCTGCTGGTGGGTGGGGTGTTCATCCCTGTCATCGCGGCCTGCGCCACCGGTGTCTATCTCGTCGATGTGCGGCCCAAACTGCTCGAAATCCAGGGAAAGTCGCGCTGA
- a CDS encoding heparin-binding hemagglutinin, translating to MTEKTQPTIEDLKAPLLAAVGAADLALATVNEIVASLRERAEDARTDAETRVEESRARLNKLQEELPAQFGELREKLNSDELRKAAEGYADQATATYNKLVERGEAALERLRSQPAIEEAANRVEGYTDQAVELTQEALGTVATQTRAVGERAAKLVGVELPKKAEKAAPATPAAPAKKAAPAKKAATPAAKKAATPAAKKTAAPAKKVTQK from the coding sequence ATGACCGAGAAGACTCAGCCCACCATCGAAGACCTCAAGGCCCCGCTGCTGGCCGCCGTCGGCGCTGCCGATCTGGCCCTGGCCACGGTCAACGAGATCGTCGCCAGCCTGCGTGAGCGTGCCGAGGATGCCCGCACCGACGCCGAGACTCGCGTCGAGGAGAGCCGTGCCCGCCTGAACAAGCTGCAGGAAGAGCTGCCGGCCCAGTTCGGCGAGCTGCGCGAGAAGCTGAACTCCGACGAGCTGCGCAAGGCCGCCGAGGGCTACGCCGATCAGGCCACCGCGACCTACAACAAGCTGGTCGAGCGTGGCGAGGCGGCGCTGGAGCGCCTGCGCAGCCAGCCGGCCATCGAGGAAGCCGCCAACCGGGTCGAGGGCTACACCGACCAGGCCGTCGAGCTGACCCAGGAGGCCCTGGGCACCGTGGCGACCCAGACCCGCGCGGTGGGCGAGCGTGCCGCCAAGCTGGTCGGCGTCGAGCTGCCGAAGAAGGCCGAGAAGGCTGCCCCGGCCACTCCGGCCGCTCCGGCCAAGAAGGCCGCGCCGGCCAAGAAGGCCGCCACCCCGGCCGCCAAGAAGGCTGCCACCCCGGCCGCCAAGAAGACCGCGGCTCCGGCCAAGAAGGTCACCCAGAAGTAA
- a CDS encoding helix-turn-helix domain-containing protein, whose translation MAQDENLAAVVSSAAQDIGSFIRAQREAAQVSVRQLAEKAGVSNPYLSQIERGLRKPSADVLNQIAKALRVSAEVLYVRAGILEPSEPSEVRDAIVNDVAITERQKQVLLDIYTSFRQQNEAEADEEQTSEPTD comes from the coding sequence ATGGCGCAAGACGAAAATCTCGCGGCGGTTGTCTCCAGCGCTGCGCAGGACATCGGAAGCTTCATCCGGGCCCAGCGTGAGGCGGCACAGGTATCGGTTCGGCAGTTGGCCGAGAAGGCCGGCGTCAGCAACCCCTACCTGAGCCAGATCGAACGAGGGTTGCGGAAACCTTCCGCCGACGTGCTCAACCAGATCGCGAAGGCGCTTCGGGTGTCCGCCGAGGTCCTCTATGTGCGTGCCGGGATCTTGGAGCCCAGCGAGCCCAGTGAGGTCCGCGACGCCATCGTGAACGACGTGGCGATCACCGAGCGGCAGAAGCAGGTACTGCTCGATATCTACACATCGTTCCGGCAGCAGAACGAAGCCGAAGCAGATGAGGAGCAGACATCTGAACCGACTGACTGA
- a CDS encoding DUF445 domain-containing protein: MAHRNDTGVRVNTGPRQSFAETLAGADSAADAERLRGLRTMKLVALSFLVGATVIFLLCTWAQSRGAGPAPWIGYVRAAAEAGMVGALADWFAVTALFKHPLGIPIPHTAIIKRKKDQLGEGLGAFVRENFMSPEVIATKLHDAEVAGRLGKWLCDRPHAERVAAEASTVLRVGVEMLRDEDVQHVLDRMIVKRIADPKWGPPIGRVLSTLLQEGRQEALIQLLCDRAFQWSLNSGEVIERVIERDSPTWSPRWVDHLVGERIHRELMDFTDKVRRNPDHELRRSATRFLFEFADDLQNDEATIQRAENVKEQIMGRDEVARAAETAWAAAKRIILESVDDPSSALRTRIADSVMRIGESLRDDVELRDKVDSWIIRGAKHLVAEYGTEITAIITETIERWDADEASRRIELHVGRDLQFIRINGTVVGALAGLIIYSVAQLLF; this comes from the coding sequence GTGGCACATCGAAACGACACGGGAGTCCGCGTGAATACGGGCCCACGGCAGAGTTTTGCCGAGACGCTGGCCGGTGCGGACAGCGCTGCCGACGCCGAACGTCTACGGGGTTTGCGGACCATGAAGCTGGTTGCGCTGAGCTTCCTGGTCGGGGCTACCGTGATCTTCCTTTTGTGCACGTGGGCGCAGTCGCGGGGAGCGGGTCCGGCGCCATGGATCGGGTATGTTCGCGCGGCCGCCGAAGCCGGCATGGTCGGCGCGCTCGCCGACTGGTTCGCGGTGACGGCGTTGTTCAAGCATCCACTCGGTATACCGATCCCGCATACGGCCATCATCAAGCGCAAGAAGGACCAGCTGGGCGAGGGGTTGGGCGCGTTCGTCCGGGAGAACTTCATGTCTCCTGAGGTGATCGCGACCAAACTGCACGACGCCGAGGTGGCGGGCCGGTTGGGCAAGTGGCTGTGCGACCGTCCGCATGCCGAGCGGGTGGCCGCCGAGGCGTCGACCGTGCTGCGGGTCGGGGTCGAGATGCTGCGCGACGAGGATGTCCAGCACGTGCTGGACCGGATGATCGTCAAGCGCATCGCCGACCCGAAATGGGGTCCGCCGATCGGCCGAGTGCTGTCCACCCTGCTGCAGGAGGGTCGTCAGGAAGCACTGATCCAGCTGTTGTGTGATCGGGCGTTCCAGTGGTCGCTGAACTCCGGTGAGGTGATCGAGCGCGTGATCGAGAGGGATTCGCCGACATGGTCGCCGCGCTGGGTGGACCACCTGGTGGGCGAGCGGATCCATCGGGAGCTGATGGACTTCACCGACAAGGTGCGCCGCAACCCCGACCACGAGCTGCGCCGCTCGGCCACCCGGTTCCTGTTCGAGTTCGCCGACGACCTGCAGAACGACGAGGCGACGATTCAGCGCGCCGAGAACGTCAAGGAACAGATCATGGGCCGCGACGAGGTGGCGCGGGCAGCCGAGACGGCGTGGGCGGCGGCCAAGCGGATCATCCTGGAGTCGGTGGACGACCCGTCCTCGGCGCTGCGCACCCGGATCGCGGACTCGGTGATGCGCATCGGGGAGTCGCTGCGGGACGACGTCGAGCTACGCGACAAGGTCGACAGCTGGATCATCAGAGGGGCGAAACACCTGGTCGCAGAGTATGGGACCGAGATCACAGCAATCATCACCGAGACCATCGAACGCTGGGATGCGGACGAGGCGAGCCGCCGGATCGAGCTTCATGTGGGCCGTGACCTGCAATTTATCCGGATCAACGGCACGGTGGTGGGGGCGTTGGCGGGCCTGATCATCTATTCGGTAGCCCAACTACTCTTCTGA
- a CDS encoding TetR/AcrR family transcriptional regulator has translation MAQQTPPATVKTDGRKRRWHQHKVERRNELVDGTLEAIRSRGSNVSMDEIAAEIGVSKTVLYRYFVDKNDLTTAVMMRFAQTTLIPNMAAALSSNLDGFDLTREIIKVYVETVAAEPEIYPFVMANNSASKSKAVADSEQIIARMLAVMLRRRMAGAGMDTRGAEAWAFHTVGGVQLATHSWMSNPRMPADDLIDYLTMLSWNALRGIVEVGGSLEKFNSLPHPSPVLPPQLLD, from the coding sequence GTGGCACAGCAGACTCCGCCGGCGACGGTGAAGACCGATGGACGCAAGCGTCGCTGGCACCAGCACAAGGTGGAGCGGCGCAACGAGTTGGTAGACGGCACCCTGGAAGCGATCCGGAGCCGAGGCAGCAACGTCAGCATGGACGAGATCGCCGCCGAGATCGGCGTGTCCAAGACCGTGCTGTACCGCTACTTCGTCGACAAGAACGACCTCACCACCGCCGTGATGATGAGGTTCGCCCAGACCACCCTGATCCCCAACATGGCTGCGGCCCTGTCCTCGAACCTCGACGGTTTCGACCTCACCCGCGAAATCATCAAGGTGTACGTGGAAACCGTTGCGGCCGAACCTGAGATCTATCCGTTCGTGATGGCCAACAACTCGGCCAGCAAGAGCAAAGCCGTCGCCGATTCCGAGCAGATCATCGCGCGCATGCTGGCCGTGATGCTGCGCCGCCGGATGGCCGGGGCCGGCATGGACACCCGCGGCGCCGAGGCGTGGGCGTTCCACACCGTCGGCGGGGTACAGCTGGCCACCCACTCGTGGATGTCGAACCCACGGATGCCAGCCGACGACCTGATCGACTACCTCACCATGCTGTCCTGGAACGCGCTGCGCGGCATCGTCGAAGTCGGCGGCTCGCTGGAGAAGTTCAACTCACTGCCACACCCGTCACCGGTTTTGCCGCCACAACTGCTTGACTGA
- a CDS encoding polyphosphate kinase 2 family protein, whose protein sequence is MTDKDLPAQWTHEPHDQLVFRPGDQVARIEANGTPGFRGNKNDAPTLQTERNLRLASLQEMLYARSKSGDDNRSILLILQGMDTAGKGGIVKHVVGAANPQGIRYTSFGKPTEEERAHHYLWRIRNALPPAGHIGVFDRSHYEDVLIVRVHNLVPPDVWGARYDEINAFERELVDAGTTLVKVAMFVSLAEQKQRLAERLERPEKYWKYNPADIDERLLWPKYQDAYQAMLEKTSTDYAPWHIVPCDRKWYSRLAITELLIEALKGLNMSWPPPDFDVEAEKKRLAEA, encoded by the coding sequence GTGACCGACAAGGACCTGCCTGCGCAGTGGACCCACGAACCACACGATCAACTGGTTTTCCGTCCGGGCGACCAAGTTGCGCGCATCGAAGCCAACGGCACTCCCGGATTCCGCGGCAACAAGAACGATGCGCCCACCCTGCAGACCGAGCGCAATCTCAGGCTGGCCTCGCTGCAGGAAATGCTCTACGCCCGCTCCAAGAGCGGTGACGACAACCGCTCGATTCTGCTGATCCTGCAGGGCATGGACACCGCAGGCAAAGGCGGCATCGTCAAACATGTTGTGGGAGCCGCAAATCCGCAGGGCATACGGTACACCAGCTTCGGCAAACCGACGGAGGAGGAGCGGGCCCACCACTATCTGTGGCGGATTCGCAACGCCCTTCCGCCGGCCGGACACATCGGAGTGTTCGACCGTTCGCACTACGAGGACGTGCTGATCGTCCGCGTACACAACCTGGTGCCACCGGATGTCTGGGGCGCCCGGTACGACGAGATCAACGCCTTCGAACGCGAATTGGTCGATGCCGGAACCACCCTGGTGAAGGTGGCCATGTTCGTCTCACTCGCCGAGCAGAAGCAGCGGCTGGCCGAGCGGCTCGAACGGCCCGAAAAGTACTGGAAATACAACCCGGCCGACATCGACGAGCGCCTGCTGTGGCCCAAGTACCAGGACGCCTACCAGGCCATGCTGGAGAAGACGTCGACCGACTACGCACCCTGGCACATCGTGCCGTGCGACAGGAAGTGGTACAGCCGGCTCGCCATCACCGAACTGCTCATCGAGGCGCTCAAGGGCCTCAACATGTCGTGGCCGCCGCCGGACTTCGACGTCGAGGCGGAGAAGAAGCGGCTGGCTGAGGCCTAG
- a CDS encoding cyclopropane mycolic acid synthase family methyltransferase translates to MSNAESDLAPYYEESQSIYDISNDFFALWLGPTMGYTCGYYEREDMNLEESQNAKFDLALGKLDLKPGMTLLDIGCGWGGALERALTEFDVNVIGITLSKEQSENARARLAKIDTNRSVEIRMQGWEEFNEPVDRIVSIGAFEAFKQERYPVFFERAYSILPEDGGRMLLHTILAHTQQFFRENNIKLTISDLKFMKFIGEEIFPGGQLPAVEDIEKLADGSGFKLERTHLLRPHYARTLDMWAANLEAAKDEAIAMQGQEVYDRYMKYLTGCADFFHRGITNIGQFTLVK, encoded by the coding sequence ATGTCTAACGCCGAGTCCGATCTTGCTCCGTACTACGAGGAGTCGCAGTCGATCTACGACATCTCGAATGACTTCTTCGCCCTCTGGCTCGGACCGACCATGGGTTACACCTGTGGTTACTACGAGCGCGAGGACATGAACCTCGAGGAGTCGCAGAACGCCAAGTTTGACCTGGCTCTGGGCAAGCTCGACCTCAAGCCGGGCATGACCCTGCTCGACATCGGCTGCGGCTGGGGCGGTGCGCTGGAGCGCGCGCTCACCGAGTTCGACGTCAATGTCATCGGCATCACGTTGAGCAAGGAACAGTCGGAGAATGCCCGGGCGCGGCTGGCCAAGATCGACACCAACCGCAGCGTCGAGATCCGGATGCAGGGCTGGGAAGAGTTCAACGAGCCCGTCGACCGCATCGTGTCCATCGGCGCGTTCGAGGCGTTCAAGCAGGAGCGTTACCCGGTGTTCTTCGAGCGGGCCTACAGCATCCTGCCGGAGGACGGCGGCCGGATGCTGCTGCACACGATCCTGGCGCACACCCAGCAGTTCTTCCGCGAGAACAACATCAAGCTGACGATCAGCGATCTGAAGTTCATGAAGTTCATCGGCGAGGAGATCTTCCCCGGCGGGCAGCTGCCCGCGGTCGAGGACATCGAGAAGCTCGCCGACGGCTCGGGGTTCAAGCTGGAGCGCACCCACCTGCTGCGCCCGCACTACGCGCGGACGCTGGACATGTGGGCGGCCAACCTCGAGGCGGCCAAGGATGAGGCCATTGCCATGCAGGGCCAGGAGGTCTACGACCGGTACATGAAGTACCTGACCGGTTGCGCCGACTTCTTCCATCGCGGCATCACCAACATCGGCCAGTTCACGCTGGTCAAGTAG
- a CDS encoding 3-hydroxybutyryl-CoA dehydrogenase has translation MTNQIERVGVIGAGQMGGGIAEVSARAGVDVLVFDTADAFVTAGRNRITKSLERGVSAGKITAGEKDAALSRLKFTTDLADLADRQLVIEAVIEDENVKTKIFAELDRVITDPDAVLASNTSSIPIMKLAAATQNPARVLGLHFFNPVPVLPLVELITALTTDEAAAARVEEFAGTVLGKQVVRCSDRSGFVVNALLVPYLLAAVRMVEGGFATIDDVDKAVVAGLSHPMGPLRLSDLVGLDTLKLIADKMFDEFKEPLYAAPPLLLRMVEAGQLGKKSGQGFYKY, from the coding sequence GTGACTAATCAAATTGAGCGTGTAGGTGTGATCGGTGCCGGCCAGATGGGCGGCGGGATCGCCGAGGTGTCCGCGCGTGCCGGCGTCGACGTGCTGGTGTTCGACACCGCCGACGCCTTCGTGACCGCCGGACGCAACCGGATCACCAAATCGTTGGAGCGCGGAGTCAGTGCGGGCAAGATCACCGCGGGGGAGAAGGACGCCGCCTTGTCGCGGCTGAAGTTCACCACCGACCTGGCCGATCTGGCCGACCGGCAACTGGTCATCGAGGCCGTGATCGAAGACGAGAACGTCAAGACGAAGATCTTCGCCGAACTGGATCGCGTGATCACCGACCCCGATGCGGTGCTCGCGTCCAACACCTCGAGCATCCCGATCATGAAACTCGCAGCGGCTACCCAGAATCCTGCCAGGGTGCTGGGCCTGCACTTTTTCAACCCGGTTCCGGTGTTGCCGCTAGTTGAATTGATCACCGCCCTGACCACCGACGAGGCCGCCGCCGCGCGTGTCGAGGAATTCGCCGGCACGGTTCTCGGCAAACAGGTTGTGCGTTGTTCTGACCGGTCCGGTTTCGTGGTCAACGCGTTGCTGGTTCCCTACCTCTTGGCGGCGGTCCGGATGGTCGAGGGTGGCTTTGCCACAATTGACGATGTCGACAAAGCAGTGGTGGCCGGGTTGTCGCACCCGATGGGGCCGCTGCGGCTGTCCGATCTGGTCGGGCTGGACACCCTCAAGCTCATCGCCGACAAGATGTTTGACGAGTTCAAAGAGCCGCTTTACGCCGCGCCGCCGCTGCTACTGCGCATGGTCGAGGCGGGGCAGCTGGGCAAAAAATCGGGCCAGGGCTTCTACAAGTACTGA